A genomic window from Rhizobium sp. EC-SD404 includes:
- a CDS encoding 2'-deoxycytidine 5'-triphosphate deaminase gives MVTPGILADAAIAALFETGALVAERPLDGDQIQPASLDLRLGARAFRVRASFLPGRETPVRTKLDRLKLHEVDLSEGAVLETGCVYIVPLMERLALPAGLSASTNPKSSTGRLDIFTRVMVDGGQEFDKVPAGYHGELYIEISPRTFPIIVRAGSRLSQIRFRSGNALLNEEQLADLHVSERLVSTGDANISGGGIALSIDLEGDDQGLIGYRGKRHTGVIDVDRKAAHDVLDFWEPIYRRRAAEMVLDPNEFYILVSREAVHVPPLFAAEMTPFDPLVGEFRVHYAGFFDPGFGHDPAGGAGSRAVLEVRSHEVPFILEHGQIVGRLVYEHMAERPKALYGTDLSSNYQAQGLKLSKHFRSRD, from the coding sequence ATTGTGACACCCGGCATATTGGCCGATGCCGCGATTGCGGCGCTGTTCGAAACGGGAGCGCTTGTCGCCGAGCGCCCGCTGGACGGCGATCAGATTCAGCCGGCGAGCCTCGATCTTCGCCTCGGCGCGCGCGCATTCCGCGTGCGGGCGAGCTTCCTGCCAGGGCGGGAAACGCCGGTGCGGACCAAGCTCGATCGCCTGAAATTGCATGAGGTGGATCTGAGCGAAGGCGCGGTTCTGGAAACGGGCTGCGTCTATATCGTGCCCCTGATGGAGAGGCTGGCGCTGCCTGCAGGCTTAAGCGCTTCCACCAATCCCAAGAGCTCGACGGGTCGGCTCGACATCTTCACCCGCGTGATGGTGGATGGCGGCCAGGAGTTCGACAAGGTTCCGGCCGGCTATCACGGCGAGCTCTATATCGAGATCAGTCCGCGCACGTTCCCGATCATCGTACGTGCCGGTTCGCGCCTGTCGCAAATCCGGTTCCGCAGCGGCAATGCGCTCCTGAACGAGGAGCAGCTCGCCGATCTGCACGTTTCGGAGCGCCTCGTCAGCACGGGCGACGCCAATATCTCCGGCGGCGGCATCGCGCTTTCCATAGATCTTGAGGGCGACGACCAGGGCCTGATCGGGTATCGCGGCAAGCGCCATACAGGTGTCATCGACGTCGATCGCAAAGCCGCACACGACGTTCTTGATTTCTGGGAGCCGATCTATCGGCGCCGGGCGGCCGAGATGGTTCTCGATCCCAATGAGTTTTATATCCTCGTTTCGCGCGAGGCGGTGCATGTTCCGCCGCTCTTTGCCGCGGAGATGACCCCGTTCGATCCACTCGTTGGTGAGTTCCGGGTGCATTATGCCGGCTTCTTCGATCCGGGCTTCGGGCACGATCCAGCCGGCGGCGCCGGCAGTCGGGCTGTACTCGAAGTTCGAAGCCACGAAGTGCCGTTCATCCTGGAACACGGGCAGATCGTCGGGCGCCTGGTCTACGAACATATGGCGGAGCGGCCGAAGGCGCTTTACGGCACCGATCTCTCGTCCAACTATCAGGCGCAGGGCCTGAAGCTCTCAAAGCATTTCCGCTCGAGAGACTAG